One genomic region from Epinephelus fuscoguttatus linkage group LG8, E.fuscoguttatus.final_Chr_v1 encodes:
- the cd83 gene encoding CD83 antigen, producing the protein MTTHILNLALLLSLCMCHAVSMAVERNMLETITEVGSDCVLECTAKYTPGVQYRAVRWYKVEESSQLSGLLTKDLPNGTTRWYTGVDREVDLLGESRSILLPNVTCADRGVYVCHLAAPVGEQNREGQVLLTLTDCVDSSTEAVVMADAFLVISASVVLMLALVIFFISYGSLKKILRRQTSKTPKKETLLDAPLKPLEKKDLKLIYKLGPKVSKSPTVKNICV; encoded by the exons ATGACAACACATATTTTGAAccttgctctgctgctgtcactgt GTATGTGTCATGCTGTGAGCATGGCTGTGGAAAGAAACATGCTGGAGACAATAACTGAAGTCGGGTCAGACTGTGTTCTTGAATGCACCGCCAAATACACGCCCGGTGTTCAGTACAGAGCAGTCAGGTGGTACAAG gtcGAAGAGTCCTCTCAACTCTCAGGCCTTTTGACCAAAGACCTCCCTAACGGCACGACGAGATGGTACACCGGCGTGGACCGAGAGGTGGACCTGCTGGGCGAGTCCCGGAGCATCCTCCTGCCCAACGTGACGTGCGCAGACAGGGGCGTGTATGTCTGCCACCTGGCAGCACCTGTGGGCGAGCAGAACCGGGAGGGCCAGGTGCTCCTCACTCTGACAG attGTGTTGACAGCTCCACAGAAGCAGTCGTGATGGCCGACGCTTTCTTGGTCATTTCCGCCTCGGTGGTGCTGATGCTTGcacttgtgatttttttcataagCTAT GGCAGTTTGAAGAAAATCCTCAGACGCCAAACAAGCAAGAcgccaaaaaaagaaactttattGGATGCTCCGCTCAAACCGCTTGAAAAAAAGGACTTAAAGTTGATCTACAAGTTGGGTCCTAAAGTGTCTAAATCACCCACAGTGAAGAATATCTGCGTTTAA